Proteins encoded together in one Polaribacter reichenbachii window:
- a CDS encoding TolC family protein — translation MKKTILVFLSTCFFLITNAQEKTIKLSLKEAIDFAIENSYNTKAAANDIKVAKETVWETTTIGLPQINGAVDYQKYLKLPITLLDFDNDGVNEEFVFVQKQNVNATVTLSQLLFDGSYLVGLQASKTYLKISKQAKEKTELVTREAIINAYGNVLVAEKSIDILKRNNVVNNRILKEAKAGYENGLSEQEDVEQFEIIKGNIENNIRATERLRDIAYKLLNISLGNPIETKLILTDSLESLVLANTNLNLLVEEFKLNNHIDFKIAENDRETKRLTMQLEKSKSLPSLSAFINYGTQAFSEEFSFFKGEQRWFQSSLLGVSLNVPIFSSFGRKAKIAQTKINLETADIRLEETKQRLSLAAQSAKSNYQLSIDNYETAKKNLNLAERIEKKQQIKFDEGITTSFDLLQAQNQLYTQQNNYVQAMLNIIATKATLENALNLPIK, via the coding sequence ATGAAAAAAACAATTCTGGTATTTTTAAGTACTTGTTTTTTCTTGATAACCAATGCTCAAGAAAAAACAATAAAGCTATCTCTTAAAGAAGCAATAGATTTTGCTATTGAGAATAGTTATAACACTAAAGCAGCTGCTAACGATATTAAAGTTGCTAAAGAAACCGTTTGGGAAACAACAACTATTGGTTTGCCACAAATTAACGGAGCTGTAGATTATCAAAAATATTTAAAGCTACCTATTACTTTATTAGATTTTGATAATGATGGTGTAAACGAAGAGTTTGTATTTGTACAAAAACAAAATGTAAATGCAACTGTTACACTAAGTCAATTACTTTTCGATGGTTCTTATTTAGTAGGCTTACAAGCCTCTAAAACCTATTTAAAAATTTCGAAACAAGCCAAAGAAAAAACAGAATTAGTAACTAGAGAAGCTATAATTAATGCTTATGGTAATGTTCTTGTTGCAGAAAAAAGTATCGATATTTTAAAAAGAAATAATGTTGTAAACAACAGAATTCTTAAAGAAGCAAAAGCGGGTTATGAAAACGGATTATCTGAACAAGAAGATGTAGAGCAATTCGAAATTATTAAAGGTAACATCGAAAATAATATTAGAGCAACAGAAAGATTAAGAGATATTGCTTACAAGCTTTTAAACATTTCTTTAGGTAACCCAATTGAAACAAAATTGATTTTAACAGATAGTTTAGAATCTTTAGTTCTTGCAAATACTAATTTAAATTTATTGGTAGAAGAGTTTAAACTAAACAATCATATCGATTTTAAAATTGCAGAAAATGATAGAGAAACAAAACGTTTAACAATGCAACTAGAAAAAAGTAAAAGTTTACCAAGTTTAAGTGCTTTTATAAATTATGGTACACAAGCTTTTTCTGAAGAATTTTCGTTTTTTAAAGGAGAGCAAAGATGGTTTCAATCCTCATTATTAGGAGTTAGTTTAAATGTACCCATTTTTAGTAGTTTTGGTAGAAAAGCAAAAATAGCACAAACCAAAATTAACTTAGAAACAGCAGATATTCGTTTAGAAGAAACCAAACAAAGACTAAGTTTAGCTGCACAAAGCGCAAAAAGCAATTATCAATTAAGTATTGATAATTACGAAACTGCAAAGAAAAACTTAAACCTTGCTGAGAGAATAGAAAAGAAACAACAAATTAAGTTTGATGAAGGTATTACTACCAGTTTTGATCTACTTCAGGCTCAAAATCAATTATACACCCAACAAAACAACTATGTACAAGCAATGCTAAACATCATTGCAACCAAAGCAACCTTAGAAAACGCATTAAACTTACCAATCAAATAA
- a CDS encoding TetR/AcrR family transcriptional regulator, giving the protein MKEKIIEKSNELFLNLGFKSVTMDEIASSLGVSKKTIYKYFKNKTDLVASVTEYIFNNISSGINQICSLNKNPIEEVFDIKRFIMSNLKDEKSSPQYQLQKYYPKIFASIRQKQFEIMQVCVIQNLNDGIQQGLYRKEIDVEFISRIYFNGMISIKDKELFPLQNYSMNTLMNYYLEYHIRGICTEKGLQQLENQLKQK; this is encoded by the coding sequence ATGAAAGAAAAGATAATAGAAAAATCGAACGAACTCTTCTTAAACCTTGGATTTAAGAGTGTTACTATGGATGAAATTGCCAGTTCTCTTGGTGTATCTAAAAAGACGATATATAAGTATTTTAAGAATAAAACAGACCTTGTAGCTTCTGTTACTGAGTATATTTTTAATAATATTAGTTCAGGAATTAATCAAATTTGTAGTTTAAATAAAAATCCTATTGAAGAAGTTTTTGATATTAAAAGGTTTATAATGTCTAATTTAAAAGACGAAAAATCATCACCTCAATATCAATTACAAAAATATTACCCTAAAATTTTTGCATCAATAAGACAAAAACAATTCGAAATTATGCAGGTTTGTGTAATTCAGAATTTAAACGATGGTATACAGCAAGGTCTTTACAGAAAAGAAATAGATGTAGAATTTATCTCTAGAATTTATTTTAATGGAATGATTTCTATAAAAGATAAAGAACTATTTCCATTACAAAATTACTCTATGAATACTTTAATGAATTATTATTTAGAATATCATATAAGAGGTATATGCACAGAAAAAGGATTACAACAATTAGAAAATCAACTAAAACAGAAATAA
- a CDS encoding polyprenyl synthetase family protein: protein MDILHYQQEFLEYLKSKNWIQEPKNLYEPVDYILQLGGKRIRPVLTLMAADIFSSDYKKALPAALSIEVFHNFTLVHDDIMDDAPLRRGKATVHEKWDINTGILSGDAMLILAYQYFENYEPIVFQKLAKLFSKTALEVCDGQQLDVDFETRNDVTIDEYINMIRLKTSVLVAAALKMGAIVAETEDKNANLIYDFGLNLGLAFQLQDDYLDTFGNPETFGKQIGGDIIENKKTFLYLKALEVSNERDQQKLKFFYKQKLEENSIKITEVTRIFELNDIPDLIKEQIEKYTERAFDTLSKMDISEDDKRNLKDFGLWLMNRTV from the coding sequence TTGGACATTTTACATTATCAACAAGAATTTTTAGAATATTTAAAATCCAAAAATTGGATTCAAGAGCCTAAAAACCTTTATGAACCCGTAGATTATATTTTACAATTAGGAGGTAAAAGAATTCGACCAGTTTTAACTTTAATGGCTGCTGATATTTTTTCTTCGGACTATAAAAAGGCTTTGCCAGCAGCTTTGTCTATTGAGGTTTTTCATAATTTTACCTTAGTACATGATGATATTATGGATGATGCGCCTTTGCGAAGAGGTAAAGCAACTGTACATGAAAAATGGGATATAAATACAGGTATTCTTTCTGGTGATGCAATGTTGATATTAGCTTATCAATATTTCGAAAATTACGAACCTATCGTTTTTCAGAAATTGGCAAAACTATTTAGTAAAACAGCTTTAGAAGTTTGTGATGGCCAGCAATTAGATGTAGATTTCGAAACTAGAAATGATGTTACTATTGATGAATATATTAATATGATTCGTTTAAAAACATCGGTTTTGGTAGCTGCAGCTTTAAAAATGGGAGCAATAGTTGCAGAAACTGAAGATAAAAACGCAAATTTAATTTACGATTTTGGTTTAAATTTAGGTTTGGCTTTTCAGCTACAAGACGATTATTTAGATACTTTTGGTAATCCAGAAACTTTTGGAAAACAAATTGGTGGTGATATTATTGAAAATAAAAAAACCTTTCTTTATTTAAAAGCGTTAGAAGTTTCTAACGAGAGAGATCAGCAAAAACTAAAGTTTTTTTACAAACAGAAATTAGAAGAAAACTCAATAAAAATTACTGAAGTAACAAGAATTTTTGAGTTGAATGATATACCCGATTTAATAAAAGAACAGATAGAAAAATATACAGAAAGAGCTTTTGATACTTTATCTAAAATGGATATTTCTGAAGACGATAAACGAAACTTAAAAGATTTTGGTTTATGGTTAATGAATAGAACTGTATAA
- a CDS encoding M13 family metallopeptidase, whose translation MKTLKKVFFTTAIASLAFVSCNEDKPEEKVAGIVLENMDKTVKPTDDFFRHVNGTWLDKTEIPDDQTSWGGFNQLRKKTDADVLEILSVAIQEKDFPKVKDAQGNEIDSDQEKAVNYYQTIMDTIARNKQGKAPVMPYLNKVDEIITKKDVETYLTNMAPYGGGGFYGFGVFNDLKNSSQYAGYMSGGSLGLSRDYYVDDKVKDKLEKYEEFVAKMLQEFGDDEATAKKNAATIVAFEKSLAEPMMTKEESRDIRKLYNPLTVAELQKLAPAINWQAHLDGIGVTDLETVIVTDLGYFKAMSTIFTERSIEDIKLLLRWNTINSSLGSLSTDLETANWEFYSKEMRGAKKQRARDERALSSLNGAIGEALGKLYVEKMFPPEAKKKAEEMIDNVMLGFEKRIAQLPWMSEVTKEKALEKLHKLTVKIAYPDVWKDYSELQVKGLEEGGSYFENAINVTKWNYNKNMDKLGKEVDRTEWGMSPQTVNAYFNPVNNEIVFPAAILQPPFYDYRADEAVNYGGIGAVIGHEISHSFDDSGARFDGDGNLKNWWTEDDSEKFKEVGGKLVKQFSDIVAIDSLHLNGEYTLGENIGDLGGVQAAYEGLQIFLEKSGRPGKIDGYTPEQRFFLSWGTIWRTKMRDEALKNLIMTNTHSPGMYRAYMPLKNVDAFYEAFEVKEGDKMYLKPEERVRIW comes from the coding sequence TTTTTTAGACACGTAAATGGAACTTGGTTAGACAAAACCGAAATCCCAGATGACCAAACTTCTTGGGGTGGTTTTAATCAACTACGTAAAAAAACAGATGCAGATGTATTAGAAATTTTAAGCGTTGCAATTCAAGAAAAAGATTTTCCGAAAGTAAAAGATGCACAAGGTAATGAGATAGATTCAGACCAAGAAAAGGCAGTAAACTACTACCAAACAATTATGGATACTATTGCCAGAAATAAACAAGGCAAAGCACCTGTAATGCCTTATTTAAATAAAGTTGATGAAATTATAACTAAGAAAGATGTAGAAACTTACCTTACAAATATGGCTCCTTATGGTGGAGGTGGTTTTTATGGTTTTGGTGTTTTTAACGATTTAAAAAACAGTAGCCAATATGCAGGTTATATGAGTGGTGGTTCTTTAGGTTTATCTAGAGATTATTATGTAGATGACAAAGTAAAAGACAAACTAGAAAAATACGAAGAATTTGTTGCAAAAATGTTGCAAGAATTTGGTGATGATGAAGCCACAGCTAAAAAGAATGCTGCTACAATTGTTGCTTTCGAAAAAAGTTTGGCAGAACCAATGATGACCAAAGAAGAAAGTAGAGATATTCGAAAACTTTACAACCCATTAACGGTTGCAGAACTACAAAAATTAGCACCAGCTATAAATTGGCAAGCTCATTTAGATGGTATTGGGGTTACAGATTTAGAGACTGTTATTGTTACAGATTTAGGTTATTTTAAAGCAATGAGTACTATTTTTACAGAACGTTCTATAGAAGATATTAAATTATTATTACGTTGGAACACCATTAATAGTTCTTTAGGTTCTTTATCTACGGATTTAGAAACTGCAAATTGGGAGTTTTATAGTAAAGAAATGCGTGGAGCAAAAAAACAACGTGCAAGAGACGAAAGAGCTTTAAGTAGTTTAAATGGCGCAATTGGTGAAGCTTTAGGTAAATTATATGTAGAAAAAATGTTTCCACCAGAAGCTAAGAAAAAAGCTGAGGAAATGATAGATAATGTAATGCTTGGTTTCGAAAAGAGAATTGCACAATTACCTTGGATGAGTGAAGTTACTAAAGAAAAAGCTTTAGAAAAATTACACAAATTAACTGTAAAAATTGCTTATCCTGATGTTTGGAAAGACTATTCAGAATTACAAGTTAAAGGTTTAGAAGAAGGTGGTTCTTATTTTGAAAATGCAATAAACGTTACCAAATGGAATTACAATAAAAATATGGATAAATTAGGTAAAGAAGTTGATAGAACTGAATGGGGAATGTCTCCACAAACAGTAAATGCTTACTTTAATCCTGTAAACAATGAAATTGTTTTTCCTGCTGCAATTTTACAACCTCCTTTTTATGATTATAGAGCAGATGAAGCTGTAAATTACGGTGGAATTGGTGCAGTTATTGGTCACGAAATTTCGCACAGTTTCGATGATTCTGGAGCTCGTTTTGATGGTGATGGAAATTTAAAAAACTGGTGGACAGAAGATGATTCAGAAAAGTTTAAAGAAGTTGGTGGTAAACTAGTAAAACAATTCTCAGATATTGTTGCTATTGATAGCTTACATTTAAATGGAGAATATACTTTAGGAGAAAATATTGGTGATTTAGGTGGTGTACAAGCTGCTTACGAAGGTTTACAAATTTTCTTAGAAAAAAGTGGAAGACCAGGTAAAATTGATGGTTATACCCCAGAACAACGTTTCTTTCTTTCTTGGGGAACAATTTGGAGAACTAAAATGAGAGATGAAGCGCTTAAAAACTTAATTATGACAAACACCCACTCTCCTGGAATGTATAGAGCTTATATGCCACTTAAAAATGTAGATGCTTTTTACGAAGCTTTCGAAGTTAAAGAAGGTGATAAAATGTACTTAAAACCAGAGGAAAGAGTAAGAATTTGGTAG